One Desulfovibrio aminophilus DSM 12254 DNA segment encodes these proteins:
- a CDS encoding NAD-dependent epimerase/dehydratase family protein: MRVLITGATGFIGRYVVAALLDLGVPVIAASRSRERAEAMPWFGRVDWRPLDLAVPSSDPFQTLGRPDRCLHLAWSGLPDYRGAHHLEENLPQSLAFLRTLLAGGLRRLLVAGTCFEYGLQEGEFSEDIETRPENAYGRAKDALRRALEPAAAAVGATLQWARLFYMYGPGQNPNSLFSQLDRALDEGRASFDMSGGEQVRDFLPVERLAGYLARVALQDEVAGVINVCSGEPATVRELVQAHVAERGAALTLNLGVYPYPDWEPFRFWGNTAKLQRALSAYDRLSAV; the protein is encoded by the coding sequence ATGCGGGTCCTCATCACTGGAGCCACGGGATTCATCGGCCGTTACGTGGTGGCCGCCCTGCTAGACCTGGGCGTGCCAGTCATCGCCGCCTCACGCAGCCGGGAGCGGGCCGAGGCCATGCCCTGGTTCGGGCGAGTGGACTGGCGTCCCCTGGACTTGGCTGTGCCGTCGTCCGATCCCTTCCAGACCCTGGGCCGGCCCGACCGCTGTCTCCACTTGGCTTGGTCCGGCTTGCCGGACTATCGCGGGGCGCATCATCTGGAGGAAAACCTGCCGCAATCCCTGGCCTTTCTTAGAACCCTGCTGGCGGGAGGCCTGCGTCGTCTCTTGGTGGCTGGCACCTGTTTCGAGTACGGCCTGCAGGAAGGCGAGTTTTCCGAGGATATCGAGACTCGGCCGGAGAACGCCTACGGCCGGGCCAAAGATGCTCTGCGCCGGGCGCTGGAGCCAGCCGCTGCGGCCGTGGGTGCCACGCTCCAGTGGGCCCGCCTGTTTTACATGTACGGCCCGGGCCAGAATCCCAACTCCTTGTTCTCCCAGTTGGATCGGGCTTTAGACGAGGGCCGGGCGTCCTTCGACATGTCCGGTGGCGAGCAGGTCCGGGACTTCCTTCCGGTGGAACGCCTAGCCGGATACTTGGCGCGCGTCGCCTTGCAGGATGAGGTCGCCGGGGTGATCAACGTCTGCTCCGGCGAGCCAGCCACAGTGCGGGAACTGGTGCAGGCCCATGTGGCCGAGCGCGGGGCGGCCCTGACCCTCAATCTTGGCGTCTATCCCTACCCGGACTGGGAACCCTTCCGGTTCTGGGGCAACACCGCCAAGCTACAACGCGCCCTGAGCGCCTATGACCGTCTGTCCGCTGTGTGA